AGCTTTTTAAACTTATAAAGCATTGCCAGTCTCCACGAGATAATCATGCCAAATGCCAGCAGAAAGAACATACCACTTGTCTCTCCAAAGGAAATCGTTGAGCCAATAACCAGCTTTATGATGATCCTGATAAATAATAATCCAAATAAAATTAATACAAATGACTTCGATGGAATTAAATATATGTTGTTATCTCTTATTTCAAACTTGGAAGTTTTAATCAGAAAAACTGAAAAAATAATCCCGACTGCAATAGCTTCCAATATCTGTAGCCAATCCACACGAAACACGGGAAATAAGAACATAAACGCACCAGTACTCATCATTAGCGGAGGCAATATTATCTTTTTAACCGAAGCTGGTTTCTTGGATGCCTTCAAGCGTACAAATATCATGGTAACAGCCATAAAAGCTGCAACTATTGTACTTGCTATTATCCAAAACATCATGAATCACTCTTTCCGTTTGTCCACTACCCTAGCCTATTTGCTCAAATTCATGTAAAACACGATTAATAGTCTCCAGTACCCGGTTTTCATCAAACGGTTTTACAACAAAATCTTTAGCCCCAAGCTCGATTGCTTCCACTACTACTTTTTGCTGTCCCATCGCGGAACAAACAACTATTTTAGCCTCTGAATCAATCTTCATAATTTCCTTGATTGCATCAATCCCGTTCATTATCGGCATAGTGATGTCCATCGTGACAAGATCCGGCTTCATTTCTTTGTAAAGTTTAATTGCCTCTTCACCGTTTTGCGCCTCTCCAATAACTTCATGTCTCTCTTTTTTTACTATTGATCCTAAAGTGACCCGCATAAAATTCGCATCATCAACAATAAGTATTCTCGCCATTCTATTATTCCCCCAATAATAGTTATCGATCATTTGCAATTGCCAAAATAATCGTAATTGTTACCCCTAAAACTGTAAAATATACTCCCATGTCAAATAACATTGCGGTTGCAAGTTCAAGTTCACCAAAAATGGGGACGTGAAAGTAGTCGTATGTATGGGATAGGAAAGGTTCACCAAAAAGAAAGGAACCAATACCTGTACCCAGGGCCAGTATTAACCCGAAAGGTACTAACAAACGATAATTTACAGGCAATATTTTCTCAACTGCCTCTGCTCCGTATGACATGTACATTAATACAATTGCTGAAGAAGTCATCAGTCCACCTACAAATCCACCGCCTGGTGAATTGTGTCCTGCCAGTAGCAAATATATGGAAAAGCCCAACAGAATAAAAACAATCAATGATGTTGTTGTTCGTAATATAAGATCATTCGGTTTGTACATTTACGGAGATGCCCCTTTTAATAATCAACTCTACTATATTTTTCAAAAATTTATTTTAATTAGAGTGTAATACAAAATAATTAAAAAATCCACTTATTAGAAACCTGTAAAGCCAAATAAGCCTGCTAAAAATGAAGTAAGGTCTGCCATCCAGTCAAAAAATAATGCTATACCCATAAATATCATAAGATAGCCACCAATTTTTACAATACGAGCACTATGGCGTTTAATCCATCCCAGTTTTCCGATAAAAAAGGAAAGTACGAAAAATGGTATAGAAAATCCTAATACATAGCTGATCATCATTACCATACCCATATCCGGATTTGTTGCGGCAAGCGATATAACAATTGCTAAAATAGGACCCATACAAGGTGTCCATCCCAACGAAAATGCCAACCCGATTAGAAATGTACCAGCAAAACCTGCCGGACGATTTTTGAAAGTAACTTTTCTGTCCTTCATCAGGAATTCAAAATTAAATACCCCAACAATTACCAGACCGAAAAATACAATTAAAATTGCACCAATTTGTCTGATAA
The genomic region above belongs to Virgibacillus doumboii and contains:
- a CDS encoding CcdC family protein; this encodes MFWIIASTIVAAFMAVTMIFVRLKASKKPASVKKIILPPLMMSTGAFMFLFPVFRVDWLQILEAIAVGIIFSVFLIKTSKFEIRDNNIYLIPSKSFVLILFGLLFIRIIIKLVIGSTISFGETSGMFFLLAFGMIISWRLAMLYKFKKLEKELEYSKPT
- a CDS encoding response regulator, with protein sequence MARILIVDDANFMRVTLGSIVKKERHEVIGEAQNGEEAIKLYKEMKPDLVTMDITMPIMNGIDAIKEIMKIDSEAKIVVCSAMGQQKVVVEAIELGAKDFVVKPFDENRVLETINRVLHEFEQIG
- a CDS encoding Na(+)/H(+) antiporter subunit B encodes the protein MYKPNDLILRTTTSLIVFILLGFSIYLLLAGHNSPGGGFVGGLMTSSAIVLMYMSYGAEAVEKILPVNYRLLVPFGLILALGTGIGSFLFGEPFLSHTYDYFHVPIFGELELATAMLFDMGVYFTVLGVTITIILAIANDR
- a CDS encoding cytochrome c biogenesis CcdA family protein, which encodes MSEINVFIAFGAGILSFISPCVLPLYPAFLSYITGMSVSDLKDDNKMLNRKSMLHTLFFLLGFSLVFVMLGFGSSFIAEFLNDNQDIIRQIGAILIVFFGLVIVGVFNFEFLMKDRKVTFKNRPAGFAGTFLIGLAFSLGWTPCMGPILAIVISLAATNPDMGMVMMISYVLGFSIPFFVLSFFIGKLGWIKRHSARIVKIGGYLMIFMGIALFFDWMADLTSFLAGLFGFTGF